One part of the Microlunatus elymi genome encodes these proteins:
- a CDS encoding LacI family DNA-binding transcriptional regulator codes for MPTVRLVDVAERAGVSIKTVSNVVHDHPYVRAELRARVQAAIDELGYRPNVTARRLATGRTGTISIAVPSIDVPYFGEICQALDRRLRAHELRSAIEQTLADRDAESAVLEQREQGLVDGVIFHPVALTPEDLADRQAGFPMVLIGEGPAPASIDHVMIDNVVAAQQATASLLSAGRRRIAFLGYNRPKPSETTGQRLRGYQQAIHAAGLKLDRKLYLRVDNYAPESGRLAVHEATERGIDFDGIVCRDDLLALGALHGLAELGRRVPDDVAVIGWDDLAIAAHLTPPLTSIAPDKEAIARRATQLLLERMNGYHGPGRHEIVGHRLIVRGSSGADRP; via the coding sequence ATGCCTACCGTTCGTCTCGTTGATGTCGCCGAACGGGCCGGCGTCTCGATCAAGACCGTGTCCAACGTCGTTCATGATCATCCGTACGTGCGGGCCGAGCTGCGCGCCCGGGTGCAGGCCGCGATCGACGAGCTGGGCTACCGGCCGAACGTGACCGCCAGGCGGTTGGCGACCGGCCGAACCGGCACCATCTCGATCGCGGTGCCGTCGATCGACGTGCCCTACTTCGGGGAGATCTGCCAGGCGTTGGATCGAAGGCTTCGGGCGCACGAGTTGCGCAGTGCGATCGAGCAGACGCTGGCCGATCGCGACGCCGAGTCCGCCGTCCTGGAACAGCGGGAGCAGGGGCTGGTGGACGGGGTGATCTTCCATCCCGTGGCCCTGACGCCGGAAGATCTCGCCGATCGGCAGGCCGGCTTCCCGATGGTGCTGATCGGTGAGGGGCCCGCGCCGGCCAGTATCGACCACGTGATGATCGACAACGTGGTGGCGGCGCAGCAGGCGACCGCAAGCCTGCTGTCGGCCGGGCGTCGTCGGATCGCGTTCCTCGGCTACAACCGGCCCAAGCCGTCGGAAACCACCGGGCAGCGGCTGCGGGGCTACCAACAGGCGATCCACGCCGCCGGGCTGAAACTGGACCGCAAGCTCTACCTGCGGGTCGACAACTACGCGCCCGAGTCCGGGCGGCTGGCGGTGCACGAGGCGACCGAGCGGGGCATCGACTTCGACGGGATCGTCTGCCGCGACGATCTGCTCGCCCTCGGTGCGTTGCACGGCCTGGCCGAGCTCGGCCGGCGAGTCCCCGATGACGTGGCCGTGATCGGCTGGGACGACCTGGCCATCGCCGCGCACCTGACGCCGCCGTTGACCAGCATCGCCCCGGACAAGGAAGCCATCGCCCGGCGCGCCACCCAGCTGCTGCTGGAACGCATGAACGGCTACCACGGCCCCGGCCGGCACGAGATCGTCGGCCATCGCCTGATCGTCCGCGGCAGTTCCGGTGCCGATCGCCCCTGA
- a CDS encoding VOC family protein has protein sequence MTNTHHAIDYVELAAPDLRASQEFYRRAFGWEFNDYGGAYAGIRDADGEGEVGGLNPDGTAGPGLPLVIIYSDDLDATLQSVRGAGGEIIAEPYDFPGGRRFHFADPAGNQLAVWGKS, from the coding sequence ATGACCAACACACATCACGCGATCGACTACGTCGAGCTGGCGGCGCCCGATCTGCGGGCCTCGCAGGAGTTCTACCGGCGCGCGTTCGGGTGGGAGTTCAACGACTACGGCGGCGCCTACGCCGGGATCCGGGACGCCGACGGTGAGGGCGAGGTCGGCGGGCTCAATCCTGACGGGACCGCGGGTCCGGGGCTGCCTCTGGTGATCATCTATTCCGATGATCTCGATGCCACCCTCCAGTCGGTACGGGGTGCCGGCGGAGAGATCATCGCAGAGCCGTACGACTTTCCTGGCGGCCGGCGATTCCACTTCGCCGATCCAGCAGGCAATCAGCTCGCGGTCTGGGGCAAGTCCTGA
- a CDS encoding AbrB/MazE/SpoVT family DNA-binding domain-containing protein has product MTVRVGAKGQIVIPKPMRDQLGLHPGDEVDFELRGDQIVVRASRHPRSLGGRFAKSGMAGRLLDDRKREPR; this is encoded by the coding sequence ATGACTGTCCGGGTAGGCGCCAAGGGCCAAATCGTCATCCCGAAGCCGATGCGTGACCAGCTGGGTCTGCACCCCGGTGACGAGGTTGACTTCGAACTGCGTGGCGACCAGATCGTCGTGAGAGCATCACGCCATCCGCGCTCGTTGGGTGGGCGGTTCGCGAAGAGCGGTATGGCCGGCCGGCTGCTGGACGACCGCAAGCGTGAACCCCGATGA
- a CDS encoding PIN domain-containing protein yields MNVCLDSWAVLAWLDGEEPATSRVNEWIEQRPVISWVNLVEVYYRVERDHGRTSADETLTDLRAVLAPDLPGTARMIDAARLKARAAIALGDCFAAVTAAAHESVLLTGDPELIDLADAPCAIEDLRPGRAGGEA; encoded by the coding sequence ATGAATGTGTGCCTGGACTCGTGGGCGGTACTGGCATGGCTGGATGGCGAAGAGCCCGCAACGTCTCGGGTGAACGAGTGGATCGAGCAGCGACCGGTCATCAGCTGGGTCAACCTCGTGGAGGTCTATTACCGCGTTGAGCGCGATCACGGCCGAACATCGGCCGACGAGACACTGACCGACCTCCGCGCTGTCCTCGCGCCGGATCTGCCGGGCACTGCGCGGATGATCGACGCTGCGCGACTCAAAGCGCGGGCAGCGATTGCGCTGGGGGACTGCTTTGCCGCAGTCACGGCAGCCGCTCACGAGTCGGTGTTGTTGACCGGTGACCCGGAGCTCATCGACCTCGCGGATGCTCCCTGCGCCATCGAAGATCTTCGTCCTGGAAGGGCCGGTGGCGAGGCCTGA
- a CDS encoding thymidine kinase has product MSELVFFTGPMDCGKSTLALQLDYTHGGTGRLGRLFTSRDRAGEAIISSRLGLRRPAIEVSAELDFWAYVVGQLTSGKRVDYLICDEAQFYQPEQIDQLARIADELQIDVFTFGILTDFQTKIFPGSQRLVELCDRIETLQVRALCWCGERATHNARTLNGEMITEGDQVVVGDTEEPEPGERPQEVSYEVLCRRHHRRHVTRAVAKATLSDPLPFGTDEDQLWSGQP; this is encoded by the coding sequence ATGTCCGAGTTGGTGTTCTTCACCGGTCCGATGGACTGCGGCAAGTCGACCCTGGCGTTGCAACTCGATTACACCCACGGCGGTACGGGCCGGCTGGGGCGGTTGTTCACCAGCCGCGATCGTGCCGGCGAGGCGATCATCTCGTCGCGGTTGGGGCTGCGTCGCCCTGCCATCGAGGTATCGGCGGAGCTCGACTTCTGGGCCTACGTCGTGGGTCAGTTGACCAGCGGCAAACGGGTCGACTACCTGATCTGCGACGAGGCGCAGTTCTATCAACCGGAGCAGATCGATCAACTCGCTCGGATCGCCGACGAACTGCAGATCGACGTCTTCACCTTCGGCATCCTGACCGACTTCCAGACCAAGATCTTTCCCGGCTCGCAACGCCTGGTGGAGTTGTGCGACCGGATCGAAACCCTGCAGGTGCGCGCGCTCTGCTGGTGTGGCGAACGCGCCACCCACAACGCGCGAACGCTGAACGGCGAGATGATCACCGAAGGCGATCAGGTCGTGGTCGGCGACACCGAGGAGCCCGAGCCGGGGGAGCGTCCGCAAGAAGTCTCGTACGAGGTGCTGTGCCGCCGTCATCACCGCCGCCACGTGACCCGCGCGGTCGCCAAGGCGACGTTGTCCGATCCGTTGCCGTTCGGCACCGACGAAGATCAACTCTGGTCGGGTCAACCCTGA
- a CDS encoding NAD(P)-dependent oxidoreductase — MSMSDLMVAIAAAVGAPRPMTIPTCVLGALPYATVIMTGGLRVSNAKARDELGWTPNHPSYRDGVREFTAQ; from the coding sequence GTGAGCATGTCGGACCTGATGGTCGCCATCGCCGCAGCGGTCGGTGCTCCGCGCCCGATGACGATTCCGACCTGCGTGCTGGGTGCGTTGCCGTACGCGACGGTGATCATGACCGGCGGGCTGCGGGTCAGCAATGCGAAGGCTCGCGACGAACTCGGCTGGACACCGAACCATCCCAGCTATCGCGACGGCGTGAGGGAATTCACGGCGCAGTGA
- a CDS encoding SDR family oxidoreductase, with protein sequence MARIGAIGLPVLQRLIAAGHQVAAIHHNPAGAQRLRESGAEPIQVDVLDRSALLAGLDHHRYDVVISELTALKKAPTRHSDMAMTNRLRIDGTANLLAAAAQTGATRFVSQSMVFGYGYGDFGGRVLTEDDQFGPPGHGRFEDHLAAMRSAEARVLGSTRCKESPCGTDCSTVPVRPATRSCRACDAGGCRSFDTAAYCRGSTSTTQPTRPWPPWNVDPVRTTSPTTNR encoded by the coding sequence ATGGCCCGCATCGGCGCCATCGGCCTTCCCGTCCTGCAACGATTGATTGCCGCCGGCCATCAGGTCGCTGCGATCCACCACAACCCGGCCGGTGCCCAGCGACTCCGCGAGTCCGGGGCCGAACCGATCCAGGTCGATGTCCTCGACCGATCCGCCTTGCTGGCCGGCCTCGACCACCACCGGTACGACGTCGTGATCAGCGAACTGACCGCATTGAAGAAGGCACCGACCCGGCACTCCGACATGGCGATGACGAACCGATTGCGGATCGACGGCACCGCCAATCTGCTTGCCGCCGCCGCACAGACCGGTGCCACCCGATTCGTCAGTCAGTCGATGGTCTTCGGCTACGGGTACGGCGACTTCGGCGGGCGGGTGCTGACCGAGGATGATCAGTTCGGACCGCCAGGCCACGGCCGGTTCGAAGATCATCTTGCCGCGATGCGATCAGCCGAGGCGCGGGTGCTCGGATCAACCAGGTGCAAGGAATCGCCTTGCGGTACGGACTGTTCTACGGTCCCGGTCCGGCCGGCGACTCGCTCGTGCAGAGCCTGCGACGCCGGCGGCTGCCGGTCGTTCGACACGGCGGCGTACTGCCGTGGATCTACATCGACGACGCAGCCGACGCGACCGTGGCCGCCCTGGAACGTGGATCCGGTGCGTACAACATCGCCGACGACGAACCGGTGA